One genomic window of Bacillota bacterium includes the following:
- a CDS encoding hemolysin III family protein, with translation MRLREPVNGLTHAAGALLSVAALVVLVRAAEAQGTVWHTVGFALFGVSLILLYSASALYHLLPLSARGTAALRRVDHAMIYVLIAGTYSPICLVPLRGPWGWALFALVWGLAVAGILLKVFWFGTPRWLTVLFYLGMGWIVVLVLPLLLRAVPPGALAWIGLGGVFYTSGAIVYALKRPNLLPNHFGFHELFHVLVMAGSFSHFWVMWGYIASMR, from the coding sequence GTGCGTCTTCGCGAGCCGGTGAACGGCCTGACCCATGCGGCGGGAGCGCTGTTATCGGTAGCAGCGCTTGTCGTACTGGTACGTGCCGCCGAGGCCCAGGGCACTGTCTGGCACACCGTCGGGTTTGCCCTCTTCGGTGTGAGCCTCATCCTGCTCTACTCGGCGAGCGCGCTGTACCATCTGCTGCCGCTGTCGGCGCGGGGCACGGCAGCGCTGCGCCGCGTCGACCACGCGATGATTTACGTGTTGATAGCCGGGACCTACAGCCCGATCTGCCTGGTGCCCCTGAGGGGGCCGTGGGGATGGGCGCTGTTCGCTCTCGTGTGGGGGCTTGCCGTGGCAGGTATCCTTCTGAAAGTCTTCTGGTTTGGCACCCCGCGATGGCTGACGGTGTTGTTCTACCTCGGCATGGGCTGGATCGTCGTTTTGGTGCTCCCCCTGCTCCTGCGCGCCGTGCCCCCCGGGGCGCTTGCCTGGATCGGGCTCGGCGGGGTCTTCTACACGTCGGGCGCCATTGTCTACGCGCTCAAGCGGCCAAACCTCCTGCCCAACCACTTCGGGTTTCACGAACTTTTCCACGTCCTGGTCATGGCGGGAAGCTTCAGCCACTTCTGGGTGATGTGGGGATACATCGCTTCAATGCGATAA